One window of the Rosa rugosa chromosome 3, drRosRugo1.1, whole genome shotgun sequence genome contains the following:
- the LOC133738572 gene encoding translocon-associated protein subunit alpha, with the protein MAATSLRVLLLALLLIASPFLQVARGESDSDSESDSVSEVVEENSDLGIVGDDVQDFADASFSPAPGIETICVFPKNKAKTVAAGEQTELLVGLRNDGESSLNVIAVKASVHLPFDHNLLVQNLTAVAFNNASVPASAQATFPYLFAVSKFLQPGTFDLVGTIIYEIDQQPYQSTYYNGTIEVVEAGSLLSIESVFLITLGFALLVLLGLWIHGQIQHLSKKTKRAPKVEVGTRSTDANMDEWLQGTAYTQSLNNKSKKKK; encoded by the exons ATGGCGGCCACGTCCCTTAGGGTTTTGCTCCTCGCTCTCCTCCTCATCGCTTCCCCCTTCCTCCAAG TCGCCAGGGGCGAGTCTGACTCTGACTCAGAATCAGATTCCGTATCTGAGGTTGTGGAAGAAAACAGTGATCTTGGGATTGTAGGCGATGATGTCCAGGATTTTGCGGATGCAAGTTTTAGTCCAGCACCAGGAATTGAGACAATCTGTGTTTTCCCCAAAAATAAAGCAAAAA CGGTGGCGGCAGGGGAGCAGACTGAACTACTCGTTGGATTGAGAAATGATG GGGAGTCGAGCCTGAATGTGATTGCAGTCAAAGCCAGTGTTCATCTTCCATTTGATCACAACCTGCTGGTTCAGAATCTTACTGCAGTG GCTTTTAACAATGCATCAGTTCCAGCTTCAGCTCAGGCTACCTTTCCATACCTATTTGCTGTCAGCAAGTTCTTGCAG CCTGGAACCTTTGACCTAGTGGGTACCATTATTTATGAGATAGACCAGCAGCCATACCAAAGCACATACTACAATGGTACCATTGAGGTTGTTGAGGCTGGTAGTCTTCTCAGCATCGAGTCTGTTTTCCTTATAACCCTTGGATTTGCTCTTCTCGTCCTCTTGGGGTTATGGATTCACGGTCAAATACAGCACCTTTCTAAG AAAACCAAGAGGGCTCCCAAGGTGGAAGTTGGAACCAGGTCTACAGATGCCAACATGGATGAATGGCTTCAG GGAACAGCGTATACTCAGTCACTCAACAATaagtccaagaagaagaagtag
- the LOC133740981 gene encoding uncharacterized protein LOC133740981 has translation MNCLSQVSSYTAAIFRTAGRSFGTGALYGPCKRKLDVYAGVKLISFESAVSRLRTQLYSSQSKATSSRPRKKKSGPKRVMDPEKDAFYVVRKGNVVGVYKSFADCQAEQASSICDPPMSVYKGYSLPKKDEQYLASCGLQNALYTISAADMKDELFGKLVDCPLGDPASSKGETSEKTAAKKRSHQEAETENAEVIVSTSVSDTPSRKQAKKKAEVEVPPSGRGCTLQFDGASKGNPGAAGAGAVLRADDGTLICKLREGLGVATNNAAEYRAVILGLKYALKKGFSRIFVQGDSKLVCMQVQGLWQVKNQNLSTLYEEVKKLKDGFVSFKISHVLRELNSEADAQANLAITLADGQVQEESGK, from the exons ATGAACTGCTTGTCGCAGGTCTCATCGTACACGGCGGCGATTTTCCGAACGGCAGGTCGTTCATTCGGGACCGGTGCTCTGTACGGACCCTGCAAGCGAAAATTGGACGTCTACGCTGGGGTGAAGCTAATCAGCTTCGAATCGGCGGTTTCGAGGTTGCGGACTCAGCTCTACTCGTCGCAGAGCAAAGCGACGTCGTCTCGGCCGCGGAAGAAGAAGTCAGGACCCAAACGAGTTATGGACCCGGAAAAGGACGCATTCTATGTAGTCCGCAAAGGAAACGTCGTCGGTGTCTATAAGAGCTTCGCTGATTGCCAAGCTGAGCAAGCTTCTTCA ATATGTGATCCTCCAATGAGTGTGTACAAAGGGTACTCTTTGCCTAAGAAGGATGAGCAATATCTTGCTTCCTGTGGACTTCAGAATGCGCTTTACACTATTTCAGCTGCAGATATGAAAGATGAGCTTTTTGGCAAGCTTGTGGACTGTCCTCTTGGA GATCCAGCATCTTCAAAAGGCGAAACGTCTGAGAAGACTGCAGCCAAGAAGAGATCCCACCAAGAGGCTGAAACAGAAAATGCG GAAGTAATTGTTTCAACTTCTGTATCAGATACTCCTTCCAGAAAGCAGGCCAAGAAAAAGGCTGAAGTTGAAGTCCCCCCTTCTGGCCGT GGCTGTACCCTTCAATTTGATGGTGCATCAAAAGGAAATCCTGGAGCAGCTGGTGCTGGAGCTGTACTGCGAGCAGATGATGGAACCTTG ATCTGTAAACTACGTGAAGGTCTGGGTGTTGCAACCAATAACGCTGCTGAGTACCGAGCTGTTATTTTAGGGTTAAAATATGCGCTTAAAAAAGGTTTTTCCAGGATTTTTGTTCAAGGTGACTCCAAGCTCGTCTGTATGCAG GTTCAGGGTTTATGGCAGGTGAAAAATCAGAACTTGTCTACTTTGTATGAAGAGGTGAAGAAACTGAAGGATGGATTTGTCTCCTTCAAGATCAGTCATGTTCTTAGG GAGCTAAATTCTGAGGCAGATGCTCAAGCAAACTTAGCGATCACTCTTGCCG ATGGTCAAGTCCAGGAAGAGTCTGGGAAGTAG
- the LOC133738571 gene encoding transcription factor bHLH121-like: MQTLMDQLKPEAFIQTPPNSFPSSTEFPQPSFDSLIPSNRSIPNSSQMPEGEVKDGLAARKMQKADREKLRRDRLNEHFMELGNVLDPDRPKNDKATILADTIQVLKDLSSEVDKLKTECTSLTEESRELTNEKNELREEKAALKTDIENLNAQYQQRLRALFPWGAVDHSVVMAPPSYPFPMPMPMPPGSIPMHPHMQPYPYFGNQNPGVIPNPCSTFVPYITPNTLVEQQPTPYVSPVVHPATQSHVSVKQDSRNKSSGTSRIDKSEDSNDVTTELELKTPGSTADQELSPVQRKSQKSARKKLKVTEGTSSSRCSSSHSAQGSSSNSVVGGRKDDD; this comes from the exons ATGCAGACTCTCATGGATCAGCTGAAACCCGAAGCCTTCATCCAAACCCCCCCAAACTCGTTTCCTTCCTCCACCGAATTTCCCCAACCCTCTTTCGATTCCCTCATCCCCTCCAATCGCTCCATACCCAATTCAAG CCAAATGCCCGAAGGGGAAGTTAAGGATGGTCTAGCTGCTAGGAAGATGCAAAAGGCGGACAGGGAGAAATTGAGGAGGGATCGACTGAATGAGCATTTTATGGAGTTGGGAAATGTCTTAG ATCCAGACAGACCCAAAAATGACAAGGCAACCATTCTAGCTGATACAATTCAAGTGCTAAAGGATTTGTCATCCGAAGTAGACAAACTTAAAACTGAGTGCACTTCGTTAACAGAAGAGTCTCGTGAG TTGACAAATGAGAAGAACGAGTTGAGAGAAGAGAAGGCAGCTCTTAAAACTGACATTGAGAACCTTAACGCTCAGTACCAGCAGAGACTCAGGGCCTTGTTCCCTTGGGGTGCTGTGGATCACTCGGTTGTAATGGCCCCACCTTCATATCCATTTCCTATGCCAATGCCAATGCCTCCAGGGTCAATTCCCATGCATCCCCATATGCAGCCATACCCGTATTTCGGAAATCAAAATCCCGGGGTCATTCCTAACCCCTGTTCAACTTTTGTTCCATATATCACCCCTAATACTCTGGTTGAACAGCAGCCCACCCCGTATGTATCTCCAGTTGTGCATCCAGCAACTCAGTCTCATGTTTCAGTCAAACAAGATTCCAGAAACAAATCATCTGGGACAAGTAGAATTGACAAAAGTGAAGATTCAAACGATGTCACGACAGAACTAGAATTGAAGACACCTGGGTCAACAGCTGATCAG gAATTATCACCAGTACAAAGAAAATCGCAGAAGTCAGCAAGGAAAAAACTTAAGGTTACAGAAGGGACTTCTTCAAGTAGATGTTCGTCTTCTCATAGTGCACAGGGTAGCTCATCTAACAGTGTAGTTGGTGGCAGAAAGGATGATGACTGA
- the LOC133738570 gene encoding pentatricopeptide repeat-containing protein At2g15980: MAAVQIFKSSRLFPATKPNPLLCLSHFSSAPSDQTPPEPNPLIPSVVSILTHLRSKSRWGYLRTLYPSGFTPTDFSQIALHIKNNPHLVLRFFQWTQNHNNNHNLLSFSTTIHILARSRLKSQAYSLIRDAIRVSEPLQVFEALVKTYRQCGSAPFVFDYLIRACLESKKIDPAMQIVRMLLSRGINPGLNTCNSLLRCVMQVRGAWAGYEIYREVFGLDGGVRVARARPNVQTFNELMLGFYQDGAVEMVEEIWDQMPEFGCCADVYSYSILMETYCEDEAMSKAEELWEEMRGKGVEPDAVAYNTMIGGFCRVGEIETAEEFFKQMGLSGIESSGAACEHLVRGYCKIGKIDEAMLVYKDMLRKDFRAESLTVDELIRGLCDESRVLEALEVMRAAMIDYGFCPREKSYEFLIGGLCEQGKLEEALKLQAQMVGKGFKPNSEIYSAFISGYMKEGNKEVAELLRNEMLDTQVCGIAD, from the coding sequence ATGGCGGCAGTTCAAATCTTCAAAAGCTCTCGTCTTTTCCCAGCTACAAAACCCAACCCCCTCCTCTGCCTCTCCCACTTCTCCTCCGCGCCGTCCGATCAAACCCCACCAGAACCCAACCCCCTAATCCCCTCCGTCGTCTCCATCCTAACCCACCTCCGATCCAAGTCCCGCTGGGGCTACCTCCGCACTCTCTACCCTTCCGGCTTCACCCCAACCGACTTTTCCCAAATCGCCCTCCACATCAAAAACAATCCCCACCTCGTCCTTCGCTTCTTCCAATGGACCCAAAACCACAACAACAACCACAacctcctctccttctccaccaccATCCACATCCTCGCCCGCTCTCGCCTCAAATCCCAAGCCTATTCCCTCATCCGCGACGCCATTCGGGTTTCGGAGCCTCTGCAAGTGTTCGAAGCCCTGGTCAAGACTTACCGGCAATGCGGGTCGGCGCCGTTCGTGTTTGATTACCTGATCAGAGCTTGTTTGGAGTCCAAGAAAATCGACCCGGCAATGCAGATTGTTAGAATGTTGCTCAGTCGCGGCATCAATCCTGGTTTGAACACCTGCAACAGTCTGCTTCGGTGCGTAATGCAGGTTCGAGGTGCGTGGGCGGGTTATGAGATTTACAGAGAGGTTTTCGGATTGGATGGTGGGGTTAGGGTTGCGAGAGCTAGGCCGAATGTGCAGACTTTCAATGAATTGATGTTGGGGTTTTATCAGGACGGGGCGGTGGAGATGGTGGAGGAGATTTGGGACCAAATGCCGGAGTTTGGTTGCTGTGCTGATGTTTATAGTTACAGCATTTTGATGGAGACTTATTGTGAGGACGAGGCGATGAGTAAAGCGGAGGAGTTGTGGGAAGAAATGAGAGGTAAGGGTGTGGAGCCTGATGCTGTTGCTTACAACACTATGATTGGGGGGTTTTGCAGAGTTGGAGAGATTGAAACGGCTGAAGAGTTTTTCAAACAAATGGGATTGAGTGGGATAGAGAGTAGTGGTGCTGCTTGCGAGCATCTGGTTAGAGGGTActgtaaaatagggaaaattGATGAAGCAATGCTAGTGTATAAGGATATGCTTAGGAAGGATTTTAGGGCCGAGAGTTTAACTGTGGATGAGTTGATTAGAGGGCTTTGTGATGAGAGCAGGGTTTTAGAAGCCTTGGAGGTTATGAGAGCGGCAATGATAGACTATGGTTTTTGTCCGAGGGAGAAGTCGTATGAGTTTTTGATAGGAGGGTTGTGTGAGCAGGGAAAGTTGGAAGAAGCGCTTAAGCTTCAGGCTCAGATGGTTGGTAAAGGGTTTAAACCAAATTCTGAAATCTATAGTGCATTTATTAGTGGATATATGAAAGAAGGGAACAAGGAAGTAGCAGAATTGTTGAGGAATGAAATGTTGGATACTCAGGTGTGTGGGATTGCGGATTAG
- the LOC133738568 gene encoding proline-rich protein 4, giving the protein MKISHLCLFFSLLLFGASSFCYADDHKTVEVVGFGECTDCAEKSIKTSHAFSGLGVTIDCKAESGHFERRGVGELNEEGKFSVSIPKEIVKDGGDGLKEECYAQLHNAKATPCAAHDGLESTKVVFKSKNSDGKQTFGIVGTRLKFSPSTCTSAFFWPPFKHPLPKWTKPHPLFGHPIFPFPPKKFPPFPPKITIPPFYKKPCPPKIPFYEKPLPPPVPIYEKPLPPPVPIYKKPLPPPVPIYEKPLPPPVPIYKKPLPPPVPIYKKPLPPPVPVYKPPPVPVYKKPNPPPVPIYKKPCPPPVPVYKKPLPPPVPVYKKPQPPKAPKKVCPPPVPVYKKPLPPPVPVYKKPLPPPVPVYKKPLPPPVPVYKKPLPPPVPVYKKPLPPPVPVYKKPLPPPVPVYTKPLPPPVPVYTKPLPPPVPVYTKPLPPPIPFYKPKPHPWFKPKPHPFYKPKPLPPPIPFYKPKPHPFYKPKPLPPPIPFYKPKPHPWFKPKPHPFFKHPFLKPLPPFPKIPHHPFFKKPPYPPQTTPKV; this is encoded by the exons ATGAAGATCTCTCATCTGTGCCTCTTTTTCTCCTTGCTGCTTTTCGGAGCGAGCAGCTTTTGCTATGCTGATGATCATAAGACAGTTGAGGTAGTTGGGTTTGGAGAATGTACTGACTGTGCTGAGAAGAGCATTAAGACCAGTCATGCTTTTTCAG GTCTTGGTGTTACGATCGACTGCAAGGCCGAAAGCGGGCACTTCGAGAGGAGAGGGGTCGGCGAGCTCAATGAGGAGGGCAAGTTTTCAGTTTCCATCCCAAAGGAGATTGTGAAAGATGGAGGAGATGGATTGAAGGAGGAGTGCTATGCACAGCTCCACAATGCAAAGGCCACACCATGTGCTGCTCATGATGGACTTGAATCCACCAAAGTGGTATTCAAGTCTAAAAACAGTGATGGGAAACAAACCTTTGGAATTGTTGGTACTAGACTGAAGTTTTCACCATCTACATGCACTTCTGCTTTCTTTTGGCCTCCCTTTAAACACCCACTTCCCAAATGGACCAAACCACATCCTCTCTTTGGACACCCAATATTCCCTTTCCCTCCAAAAAAATTCCCTCCATTCCCACCTAAGATTACTATTCCTCCATTCTATAAGAAGCCCTGCCCTCCCAAGATCCCTTTTTACGAAAAGCCCCTCCCCCCGCCAGTCCCAATTTACGAAAAGCCCCTCCCCCCACCAGTACCAATATACAAGAAGCCGCTCCCTCCCCCAGTCCCAATTTACGAAAAGCCCCTCCCCCCACCAGTACCAATATACAAGAAGCCGCTCCCTCCCCCAGTCCCAATATACAAGAAGCCTCTCCCTCCACCAGTGCCGGTTTACAAGCCTCCACCAGTGCCGGTTTACAAGAAACCAAACCCTCCACCAGTACCTATCTACAAAAAACCATGCCCTCCACCAGTTCCAGTCTACAAGAAACCACTCCCTCCACCAGTACCAGTTTACAAAAAGCCCCAGCCCCCAAAAGCACCCAAAAAAGTGTGCCCTCCACCAGTCCCAGTGTACAAGAAGCCACTCCCTCCACCAGTCCCTGTGTACAAGAAGCCACTCCCTCCACCAGTTCCTGTATACAAAAAGCCACTCCCTCCACCAGTCCCTGTGTACAAAAAGCCACTCCCACCACCAGTTCCAGTGTACAAAAAGCCACTCCCACCACCAGTTCCAGTGTACAAAAAGCCACTCCCACCACCGGTTCCAGTGTACACAAAACCGCTTCCACCGCCGGTTCCTGTGTACACAAAACCGCTCCCACCACCGGTCCCAGTGTACACAAAACCACTCCCACCTCCAATCCCATTTTACAAACCAAAGCCACACCCATGGTTCAAGCCAAAGCCACACCCATTTTACAAACCAAAACCACTCCCACCTCCAATCCCATTTTACAAACCAAAGCCACACCCATTTTACAAACCAAAACCACTCCCACCTCCAATCCCATTTTACAAACCAAAGCCACACCCATGGTTCAAGCCAAAGCCACACCCCTTTTTCAAGCACCCATTCTTGAAGCCTCTGCCTCCATTCCCCAAGATTCCTCATCATCCTTTCTTTAAGAAACCACCATACCCACCACAAACTACTCCCAAGGTTTAA